The stretch of DNA taaaaataccagCACATGTATAAGATCTTACATATTGTAGTGTAGCGGAGAGTATTAAAGAATTTGTGGCATCATAACCTTTAATTCCACAtgttttttaatattgtatGACATCTCAGAGTTGATATTTTAGAAGCTTTCATAGTAATTATCACAAGTTTCTGTGGTTTTATCTAAAGACATGCAAGTTTGGACAGTCTTGATAAcactattttttatttgaaatgtgactggttaatgataataatggcTGAAGTCACAAAACAGAGTGAGTTCAAGCAGTGTTGGGATCACTCACCTAGGGAGCATGCCATTGCAGATCCAACCATTCCTCCTCCGGATATAATAACATCATAAACATCACTCTTGCCAGAGTCGTCTCCATGTTCTGCACACACTAATCCCCGGCTGATGATATTTATAGCAGATAAATGCTTTTCTGCAGTAAAACACCGGCCAAGGCCGTTTATGGCCAGCGTCGCCTTTGTGAGCTTGTGCATAATTCTGTCTTCACTCTGCCTTCATATGAGAAAACCCCCGGATTAAAAAGGAGAAAGCACTCCAATTTTGATGTCTGGATACGTCTGTGTGAAAATCACACACGTTTCCCCTTGAATGTGTCCTAATAGCAGCAGCGGTGTCCCTTCTGTGATCCAGCCATGTTGTGTTGACAAGCGCTCCGGAGGAAATACTTCCGGTTTGCTGTCCAATCACAGAAGACGTCTGTCGCCCCTGGCGTTGCCGCTTGTGTCCACTAACAGTGCTAATGCTACCTCGACTGAGGAGAGAGTGTGATTAAAAGACACCTGCTTCGTTTCAGGTGTAACATAAAGGCTGTGTTAACTTTATTTCAACTACAGACTTACCGAATAAGCTGTAGTGTACCTCCACAGTGGACATATACGAGTTTGGAAGACGCTTCGACGCCAAAAAATACTTCCTAAATCTCATCTTTTACCAGGTTTGCGGTACATTATTACTTCTCATTTGAATATTCTAAGCGGCAGAAACCATACAGCAGGATTGTAAACAAGCATAAAGGTAAATACGTTGAGACACTTAGCTTAGCTAACGCTAAATACATGTTGCTAACACTGTGTTACAGCGGAGAGGCGTGGTTGCCGTGGTAACCTGTTTACGCAGACGGGAAGTGGAGTTCACAGTAAGTCTGATGTGTGTAACTTTTATATATTAGAAATACAAAAGAGGGCAAATAACCCTTTTAAAATCATTATCTATTATTCGTTATATTACTTTTGGACtcatttattaatcatttacaaTTGCTGCTGTAAGAAGTTATAAAACAGCGAGGGGGACGTCTTCATACTGCTTGATATGTCCAAACCAATCATCCAAAGACCAAagtattcaatttacaatgatatagCATTGAGAAAACAGTAACTCCTCTCGATTAGAGGAAGATTAGAGCTAGAACTAATCGCTATTTTCATTACGCAATAGATTCATTATTTTGTCTccaaaatgtgaaagaaaatagTCAAAAATGTCCATCCCAACTTCCCAGAGCCCAGGGTGACAGTGATATTTATgtctcttgttttgttcaaccatTGATCCAAACCCGGAGGTTTTACaatcaaaaaaacaatttacaattaataaaacaaacatgcattcatatttgagaagctgaaagcAGAGAATTTTTGTCGTTTTTGCTTTaagaaaattacataaaatgaaTTCAGTGTTATTAAAATGTTGTTCAGCTATCATTTGACTTTAGAAAATGTACAGCACATTCAGCGATGTGAACTTTGCGAATaaggtttattttttttgttattgtacatgtgaatgttttgctttgtgtgcAAGCACCAGTTTTTGAAAGCAtttatgttattatttattttgagaagtACTGTATATCAATCATGGAATATGTATTGTTTTGCCACAGATCACATCTTATCATTTTGTGTAAGACGTTTTGTTGGACGTGCACTGTAATACTCTGCAATGCAAGTTTAAAAAGTAACattatatataatgataaaGTAAATAATATGGAAATATATGAAGTTTGGAATTCATGCTTGATAAAGAACTTCAACAATTACGATTACGAAGGAATAAACAGGAATAAACAACCTTgaacttttctctcttttgtttcactTAGTGTCACATGTCAGACAAATATGTCAAAGCTGGACACCTTGGTGGAGGATGGACTGAGATCAGAGTTgatgctccagcagcagctgaaggcCCTGAGTAAGGCCCtcaggcagcagctgcaggagacagaaagaagacagagaaacGAGCTGGAGAAGAGGATTCATCAGGATGCTGTACTTTCATCAGATGTAGGCCAAGAGTCTGGTGGTAAAAATGCAGTAAAGCATGAGTCTAAGTAGGTTTCCTCAAATGtcttatgttgttttttttcataattgcAATATATCTATTTGCTTAATACTGTTAACAGTATATATAACAACTGTTTATACTGCTGTTTCAGACTTGAGCGAATTAGAAGACCCACCTCTACATCTGCTCTGAACTCAAACAAAGAGACTTTGCACCATCCCAGACAGTCAGAGAGGCTTAATTCATCATCTCCAGTCTGGGTATCTTCAACAAACTGGAAGCACTGTTCAGTCGGGACTCAACAGTGTGAGCGGCTAGCTTCTTCTAAAACAACTCAgatgaggaaagaggaggaagacagggcTGAGTGTCAGAAAAAGATCTGCACTCTCCCAGTTCCCAGCCATGTCTTTGAACCCCTCTATCAGGAGATGAtggagctgagagagaagaagaggacgCAGGGCCATGAGCAGAGGAGGGACTTCTTGCTCTCGATTCAGAAACCTTTTAGCTTccagaagagagaagaggagaaaagggagaagCTGATAGCAATGTTAAACCAAATGTCACACGATGAGAAAAACAAGGCTGCTACTGTTAAGAAACCTCCCCACAAAGAGGTAAAAGACTTGTCACATTCTAAGCAGAAAGGTGGGTTTCATCTCACATTGAATATATATGTGTCTGATACACTTTATGCAGTAACGTAACGTCATCCTCTTCTCTATCCTATTGTAATTCCCGACAGACCAGGAGCAATGCAGACAAGTCCCTGCAaagagagcagtggagcatgagAATCCTACAGTGTCTGGCTGCCCGAAACTTTGCATTGCTGAGCGCACCAGGAAAGAAAAGTTGGGATTCCTGGACGAGAAGCCCAGTTTCCAGCCAAAAATCATTCATCAGGTCCCTGATTTCAGCAGGCTGCACAGAGCCCTGCAGACGGAGGCactgagaaaagcacagagtaAAGATGTGAGAAAATGTAAGCCCTTCTGTCTGCGGACATCTGCCCTCCCTGCAAGGCAAAGTAGGACGAGCCCTGAAAACTCACAGGTAAAACGTTTTCTTTAcctgttgttttgtttactaTTTAAGTTAAAATGGtctaattttatttcttttagttgctgttattaattttggtttggtttggttttagcTGCTTCTCAGAATATGAGCTAATTTTAGTTTAATTTCTATTGTTTTGAAGTTACGGAACAGATTTTTCAGTGGTAGTAATTATGGTAGGAGGGCATCTGATAATTAATGACTTTCTGATTATTAGAATATTAGATCAATAAATGATGTCTGCCATGAAAGAGCTGGTGTTTTGAGAGTAATTACATAAGAAAAAGACATCCAGGACTCACTAAAAAGCACCAGATGGCTTCACGTTATAGTTTTACATTACTTCTCTGCTTGATGGATGGTTCGAGACACTTCCACCCACCACTTTATCAAGtcaatacatttttcttttttaagcgGGGGAGGAAACCACCAGCCTTCCTTAAAGCCTGTAATGTTCTCAACGATTCTAACAGTGTTGATTACCTAAATCCTTGCTCATTATATCACTTTGATTGCACCAAATGTACAATAACTGGTCTAATAAGAACAGAAGTTTATAGTAAAATCTTTGCTGGCATGCAATAATGTATCATATCATCAATCATCATGTATTCCTGTGGTGTCTCAACACTCACAAGTGTTTATGACATAAGATGTGACAAAGGGCTGTGACCTGGTCACATCTGACTTTCTATTCTGCATCCTTGGGAGAAATTTGTTTGATCATAAAAGATTTATTGCATGGGTTAAGTtcttgaatgttttattttcaaggCCACTCAGACCAGACCCGTCAGTTGTGGAACTGTAAAGCTATTTCAAATATGTAAAGTGTGCCCTCTTCATAGAGGGAATATTCTCCTCCCTTTAACGGATATATTTCAAGCTTCCCCACCTCATAATTTATCAAGTTTAACCCAAGCCCCATTTCTGCAGCGCCTGGTATACAACCATATAATATTTGTTCGATTTGAATTCTTAATTTTAAGCAGAAATATTCTTTTTGAGAGTCATTCTATATTTCATAAGACTATTCCTTTATATATTCACTGACATTTGTGTGGGTAGATGATTGACATGAGGGCATTACAGAGTAAAAGTATTTATAACAGCAATTAAATAAGAATAACAGTAATTTACACAAATCAAACATGGTAGAATGAGCTTTGTGATCAGTGAAAGTTCCTCCCTGTCTTCTTTTAATATATCTTTGGCGCTGCCCAAAATTATACAATTAGCAGAAGTCTATTTTATGAAGCATGTCAAAGTTTTATGGGCCGGATGATTTAACTGATGCTATATCTAGATATGTTTAGCCTTGTTGCTGAAAGTGTGGCACACAAAGA from Pempheris klunzingeri isolate RE-2024b chromosome 13, fPemKlu1.hap1, whole genome shotgun sequence encodes:
- the fam161b gene encoding protein FAM161B — protein: MCPNSSSGVPSVIQPCCVDKRSGGNTSGLLSNHRRRLSPLALPLVSTNSANATSTEDSVTCQTNMSKLDTLVEDGLRSELMLQQQLKALSKALRQQLQETERRQRNELEKRIHQDAVLSSDVGQESGGKNAVKHESKLERIRRPTSTSALNSNKETLHHPRQSERLNSSSPVWVSSTNWKHCSVGTQQCERLASSKTTQMRKEEEDRAECQKKICTLPVPSHVFEPLYQEMMELREKKRTQGHEQRRDFLLSIQKPFSFQKREEEKREKLIAMLNQMSHDEKNKAATVKKPPHKEVKDLSHSKQKDQEQCRQVPAKRAVEHENPTVSGCPKLCIAERTRKEKLGFLDEKPSFQPKIIHQVPDFSRLHRALQTEALRKAQSKDVRKCKPFCLRTSALPARQSRTSPENSQVLKSSNLSRSKSLGALTSLSTDTLPTYITDAARKRGIAIRKSMEMRDSSKQQSEDWLRKYQMRSQAMRKTVTLHAKLLDPHSSLKEVYNEKLQHHRAADRQRMTQYMRELRDMKGRVSERPYLFEQVKQKNAKAHAEQTYRNKLKRVGLKEQFVEENGEAVEGTSTSSRSEDDTDKNNFHNREENVDDGEKIEDVEEKSVKSKGEDMP